In Longibacter salinarum, a single window of DNA contains:
- a CDS encoding dienelactone hydrolase family protein, which yields MDMLSKRTLRLAFSFLLIAGVVTGCGGEEASDSYSDDMAEQHQDDTPQATAAAQEPMIPVRASTVTYGATEAGESITGYMAVPENPDSVLTAYGMNPKTDSLPGVVVIHEWWGLNDNIRTAARRMAGEGYRVLAVDLYAGSVADTPDGARSLMEQAMKTPDRLAENLASANAYLRREGGASRTAVMGWCFGGAMTLTAAVTQPDGYEAGVIYYGRVSDVSQEELEPISFPMIGFFGADDSSIPVESVNEFDTKMDEVGNTFEAHIYEDAGHAFANPSGTNYNPEAASAAWDKTTAFLKEHLYGATDMDAESDET from the coding sequence ATGGACATGCTTTCCAAGCGCACGCTTCGACTCGCTTTTTCGTTTCTACTGATCGCCGGTGTCGTCACGGGATGTGGAGGGGAGGAGGCCTCCGATAGTTACAGTGATGACATGGCCGAGCAGCATCAGGATGATACCCCGCAGGCGACTGCGGCGGCTCAGGAGCCGATGATCCCGGTGCGTGCGAGCACCGTCACGTACGGTGCGACGGAGGCGGGGGAATCGATTACCGGGTACATGGCTGTTCCTGAAAATCCGGACTCGGTTCTCACCGCCTATGGCATGAATCCAAAAACCGATTCGCTGCCGGGCGTCGTTGTCATTCACGAGTGGTGGGGGCTGAACGACAATATCCGAACGGCCGCGCGCAGGATGGCCGGAGAAGGGTATCGGGTGCTGGCCGTTGATCTTTACGCGGGAAGCGTAGCGGATACGCCCGACGGGGCTCGTTCCCTGATGGAGCAGGCGATGAAGACGCCGGACCGACTCGCTGAGAATCTTGCATCGGCCAACGCGTATCTACGCCGCGAGGGGGGAGCATCCAGGACGGCTGTGATGGGATGGTGCTTCGGAGGAGCGATGACGCTTACTGCTGCCGTTACCCAACCGGATGGATACGAGGCGGGCGTGATATATTATGGTCGCGTTAGCGATGTCTCGCAGGAAGAACTCGAGCCCATTTCTTTTCCGATGATAGGCTTCTTCGGTGCAGACGATAGCAGCATCCCAGTTGAGTCCGTCAACGAGTTCGACACGAAGATGGACGAGGTCGGTAACACGTTCGAAGCGCACATCTACGAGGACGCCGGTCATGCCTTTGCGAACCCATCCGGAACGAACTACAATCCGGAAGCAGCCTCTGCTGCCTGGGACAAGACAACGGCGTTCTTGAAAGAGCACCTCTACGGTGCGACCGACATGGATGCTGAATCTGATGAAACCTAA
- a CDS encoding diacylglycerol/polyprenol kinase family protein: MTEASSDSSSNSTASAPGHSDDRFGYGAEVKRKALHLLALIVPFGMDALGRETALWVLIPLTAIAVGADILRAYSSRVNRLIRTIFGPLMRTEELPDVGTGVVINGATSVLVAATLLTLIFPLWIAVPMFVMTMIADAAAALVGRAVGQYRWPGRRHTVEGTLAFITTGLIVTSFFPLAFPLQIAGVVTASIAEAIPLPINDNIAVPLIASGVVWGLAVAGPAPAF, encoded by the coding sequence ATGACCGAGGCTTCGTCTGACTCCTCATCCAATTCAACTGCATCAGCACCAGGACACTCGGACGATCGATTCGGGTATGGTGCAGAAGTCAAGCGAAAGGCCCTGCACCTCCTCGCTCTGATTGTACCATTCGGGATGGATGCGCTAGGTCGCGAAACAGCGCTCTGGGTCCTCATACCACTGACCGCCATCGCCGTCGGTGCTGATATTCTTCGCGCCTATTCTTCGCGTGTGAACCGCCTGATTCGGACGATTTTCGGACCGCTGATGCGAACGGAAGAGCTACCCGACGTGGGAACCGGCGTCGTGATCAATGGGGCTACGAGCGTACTGGTTGCCGCCACGCTCCTTACGCTCATCTTCCCGCTCTGGATCGCCGTTCCGATGTTCGTCATGACGATGATAGCGGACGCCGCGGCTGCCCTCGTCGGTCGGGCGGTCGGCCAGTATCGGTGGCCCGGACGGCGGCACACCGTGGAAGGAACGCTTGCTTTCATTACAACAGGGTTGATTGTCACGTCTTTTTTTCCGCTCGCATTTCCCCTCCAAATCGCAGGCGTCGTCACCGCGTCGATTGCCGAAGCGATTCCCCTTCCGATTAACGACAACATCGCTGTCCCCCTCATCGCCTCCGGGGTGGTCTGGGGACTCGCCGTCGCGGGACCTGCTCCGGCATTCTAG